One genomic window of Stigmatopora nigra isolate UIUO_SnigA chromosome 13, RoL_Snig_1.1, whole genome shotgun sequence includes the following:
- the col10a1a gene encoding collagen, type X, alpha 1a: protein MDIRVACIVLLMGALVAGHGKSYVVKKVVKAAPQYEPYHVKGQVVAGEPGIPGESGPAGPPGPPGPEGKSGVGYPGPHGPPGPPGAPGRSITGKSGTPGGPGKPGIPGAPGEKGHTGAPGAQGPRGAPGSSGSPGPAGISSTGKPGATGLPGSMGPRGEPGLKGHPGVPGLPGPKGERGMGIQGPQGATGHTGPMGPTGAPGQSAVGKPGKSGMPGEPGKSGSPGRDGAPGATGPMGPKGHTGAPGVGFAGKPGENGAPGLPGAVGPKGHQGPAGPTGAPGTPGYGKPGANGEKGERGFTGSPGATGQKGEQGPTGYTGATGATGATGPMGPAGVRGFPGETGATGPKGDSGPTGAPGAKGNKGDVGAQGFQGKQGYPGPAGPAGSRGATGATGEKGHLGAPGTPGAPGIPGPAGPKGLPGRAGESGAVGATGATGSRGPSGPQGPAGTPGHKGHPGLPGAPGPAGQTAKGVPGPQGAPGLPGESGIDGQPGPVGPPGLPGPPGEVVFEKGMGMGMTEMMVKAPMSAFTAALTTPYPASGSPIKFDHIVYNAESHYDPESGIFTCQVPGVYYFSYSIHVNGAHALVALYKNDQPVMFSYDEYNKGFLDQMSGSAVLLLNEQDTVYVQIPDEEANGVFAAENVHCSFSGFLIAST from the exons ATGGACATCCGCGTCGCATGCATCGTCCTCCTTATGGGCGCCCTGGTCGCAGGCCACGGCAAAAGCTACGTGGTCAAGAAAGTGGTGAAGGCCGCCCCCCAATACGAGCCTTATCACGTTAAGGGCCAAG TGGTGGCAGGTGAGCCTGGTATTCCAGGTGAGTCTGGTCCCGCGGGTCCCCCTGGACCCCCTGGACCCGAAGGAAAGAGCGGAGTCGGCTACCCCGGACCCCACGGACCTCCCGGACCTCCTGGAGCTCCTGGCCGTTCTATCACTGGCAAATCTGGAACCCCCGGCGGACCCGGCAAACCCGGTATTCCCGGAGCACCCGGTGAGAAAGGACACACCGGTGCCCCCGGAGCCCAAGGACCCAGAGGAGCTCCCGGTTCTTCAGGAAGCCCTGGACCCGCCGGCATCTCTTCTACTGGCAAACCCGGAGCTACTGGTCTCCCTGGATCAATGGGCCCAAGAGGAGAGCCCGGTCTGAAAGGACACCCCGGTGTTCCTGGCCTGCCAGGTCCCAAGGGTGAGAGAGGTATGGGAATCCAAGGACCCCAGGGCGCCACAGGCCACACCGGACCAATGGGACCTACTGGAGCTCCAGGCCAGTCTGCAGTTGGCAAGCCAGGAAAGTCAGGTATGCCCGGTGAGCCAGGAAAGTCAGGAAGCCCCGGTAGAGATGGTGCCCCTGGCGCCACTGGACCCATGGGACCCAAAGGACACACCGGTGCTCCCGGTGTAGGCTTTGCCGGCAAGCCCGGTGAGAATGGCGCACCAGGTCTGCCCGGTGCCGTTGGCCCTAAGGGACACCAGGGACCCGCCGGCCCCACCGGAGCCCCAGGAACCCCAGGATACGGAAAGCCAGGTGCCAATGGAGAGAAGGGAGAGAGAGGATTTACTGGCAGCCCAGGTGCCACTGGCCAGAAGGGTGAGCAAGGTCCTACCGGATACACCGGTGCCACCGGTGCCACTGGAGCTACTGGCCCCATGGGCCCAGCAGGTGTTAGAGGTTTCCCAGGTGAGACCGGCGCAACCGGTCCCAAAGGCGACTCCGGCCCAACTGGAGCTCCAGGAGCCAAGGGCAACAAGGGAGATGTAGGAGCACAAGGATTCCAGGGAAAGCAGGGTTACCCCGGCCCAGCTGGCCCCGCTGGATCCAGAGGAGCCACCGGAGCCACTGGTGAGAAGGGTCATCTCGGTGCCCCTGGTACCCCAGGAGCCCCAGGTATTCCCGGACCCGCCGGACCCAAAGGTCTGCCCGGCCGCGCTGGAGAGTCTGGTGCCGTTGGTGCTACTGGAGCCACTGGTTCTCGTGGACCTTCTGGACCTCAGGGTCCCGCTGGTACTCCCGGTCACAAGGGACACCCCGGTCTCCCCGGAGCTCCCGGCCCCGCCGGCCAGACCGCCAAAGGCGTACCTGGACCTCAGGGTGCCCCCGGTCTTCCCGGTGAGAGTGGTATTGATGGACAACCCGGCCCAGTTGGTCCCCCCGGTCTTCCCGGACCTCCCGGCGAGGTGGTCTTTGAGAAGGGTATGGGAATGGGAATGACCGAGATGATGGTCAAGGCCCCCATGTCTGCTTTCACAGCAGCCCTGACCACCCCCTACCCAGCCTCTGGCAGCCCCATCAAATTCGACCACATCGTCTACAACGCCGAGAGCCACTATGACCCCGAGTCCGGCATCTTCACCTGCCAGGTGCCCGGAGTTTACTACTTCTCCTACAGCATCCACGTGAACGGCGCCCATGCCCTGGTGGCCCTGTACAAGAACGACCAGCCCGTCATGTTCTCCTACGATGAGTACAACAAGGGCTTCCTCGACCAGATGTCCGGTAGCGCTGTGCTTCTGCTGAACGAGCAAGACACCGTATACGTCCAGATCCCCGACGAGGAGGCCAATGGAGTCTTTGCCGCCGAGAACGTGCACTGCTCTTTCTCCGGCTTCCTGATCGCCTCCACGTGA